A region from the Pseudodesulfovibrio sp. JC047 genome encodes:
- the atpB gene encoding F0F1 ATP synthase subunit A: MGFAGGLAHPLLYMDMLKSIGHWGTSVEHWLGVESINHVLYMWLVMAIILALGLLVRSRLRLVPGGLQNLFETIIGGLENFVVSNVGEQGRQFMPLLCTIFIFILGMNWLGLVPGCDAPTANINTPAAMAIIVFCFYQFVGIKKWGFGYIKHFMGPVPALAPLMLILEPISHLARPLSLTLRLFGNIRGEEIVLILMFMLAPVVGSLPMYFLFILAKTIQAFIFFMLTMLYLQGATEHAH; encoded by the coding sequence GGGTTTTGCAGGTGGATTGGCACATCCTCTCTTGTATATGGATATGCTCAAAAGCATTGGCCATTGGGGTACCAGTGTAGAACACTGGCTCGGAGTCGAAAGCATTAACCACGTCTTGTACATGTGGTTGGTCATGGCTATCATCCTTGCTCTCGGGCTGCTTGTTCGCAGCCGTTTGCGTTTGGTTCCCGGTGGCCTTCAGAATCTTTTCGAGACCATCATCGGTGGCCTTGAGAATTTTGTTGTTTCCAATGTCGGCGAACAGGGGCGTCAGTTCATGCCGCTGTTGTGCACGATTTTTATTTTCATCCTCGGGATGAACTGGCTTGGTCTTGTTCCTGGCTGTGATGCTCCGACTGCAAACATCAACACTCCCGCCGCAATGGCGATCATCGTGTTCTGTTTCTATCAGTTTGTGGGTATTAAAAAATGGGGCTTCGGGTACATCAAACACTTCATGGGTCCGGTCCCTGCCTTGGCACCGCTCATGCTGATCCTTGAGCCTATTTCGCATCTCGCTCGTCCCTTGAGCCTGACACTTCGTCTTTTCGGAAATATTCGAGGCGAGGAAATCGTTCTGATCCTGATGTTCATGCTGGCGCCCGTTGTCGGTTCGCTGCCCATGTACTTCTTGTTCATTTTGGCGAAAACCATTCAGGCATTCATCTTCTTCATGCTGACGATGCTGTATCTGCAAGGTGCGACTGAGCACGCTCATTAA
- a CDS encoding ATP synthase F0 subunit C gives MKITKILFTTMAMVLVASTAFAAGDPAVMSAKAYATAIGMGIAAGLCGIGQGMGVKGCCEGIARNPEAGGQLSTTLILGLAFIESLAIYALVVNLILLFVV, from the coding sequence ATGAAAATCACGAAGATTTTGTTCACCACTATGGCCATGGTTCTGGTTGCTTCCACTGCTTTCGCTGCTGGCGATCCTGCTGTCATGTCTGCTAAAGCATACGCCACTGCCATCGGCATGGGCATCGCTGCCGGTCTCTGCGGTATCGGTCAGGGCATGGGCGTGAAAGGTTGCTGCGAAGGTATCGCTCGTAACCCCGAAGCTGGCGGACAGCTGTCCACCACTTTGATTCTTGGCCTGGCATTCATCGAATCCCTGGCTATTTACGCCTTGGTTGTTAACTTGATCCTGCTCTTCGTCGTCTAG